In Thiothrix unzii, the sequence AATCGTGCCGACGTTTACGTGCGTTTTATTACGCTCAAATTTACCTTTTGCCATGACCGATAACTTCCCGTTACATTTCTGAATAATTGGTGCTCTCAGGCAGAGTCGAACTGCCGACCTCATCCTTACCAAGGATGCGCTCTACCACCTGAGCTATGAGAGCAAAACCATTTAACGACTCAGCCAGTAGTGGAGCGGGTGATGGGAATCGAACCCACACCATCAGCTTGGAAGGCTGAGGTTCTACCATTGAACTACACCCGCCTGAAGCCGTCTACTCACGCCGGATCACGGAATGAATCAAGCTGGACGTGTAAACCAATAAAATATGGTGGAGGGGGAAGGATTCGAACCTTCGAAGGCAGAGCCAACAGATTTACAGTCTGTCCCCTTTGACCGCTCGGGAACCCCTCCGACTGGAAAGGACGACATTCTGAGTGAATCACCCGCCAATGTCAACCTTGAGAAAGCAGAATTTTGTGATTAATTTGGAGCAGCTAAACGGTATTACTGACTGCCTTGCACCATCACAATGGAACGCGGCAATCATAATCGCTGTACGCCTCAAAAATCCAGCCCTGACTGCATAAAAAACTCACCCAACCCCACAAAACTCATGATTAACGGCCAAGCGGGCCTTTATTGGTGTCAATTTTGTAAATCAAATCGACACTCTGATGAATGCCCGACTTCACTTCCACCTGCAATCGCTTATTCACCTGATACGTCAAGGCCACGCGCTGCAACGAATCAAACAAGCTCACAATGTAGCGCACGTACAAACGCGGTCCCAAGCGTTTGCCCAAAGACAGCTCGCTTTGGCTAATATCACCGCTTTTACTGTTCAAGCCCACATCGTCCAAACCCAGACTGCCGCCGAGTTGCTGCACTAAACTTTCACCACCAGCCACGCCAAGTTGCGTCACCGCATCCACCAACAAGGAAGATTGATCACCACTGAGACCTGACATCGCACGCCCAGTCAACAAGTAACTCAAGGTATCACTCTGGGTTTGTTGCGGGCTGGAAAATAGCGTCGATTCCGGTTTGCGCACCGTACCCGCCAAGGCCATGCCGACTTTAATATCGCCACCATCGACTTCGCGCACCGCACGCACGTCTAAGCCGGGATTATCCAACGCACCGTTGAACAGTAAACGTCCGCGCTCAATCGCAAGGTTTTGCCCATAAGCTTTGTACACGCCATCAACCACGCTTAACACGCCCTCTGCCACAATGTCCTGACGGGTGCGCAAGACCCGTAACTTGCCTTCCAAACGTGCATCTAGGCCAAAACCGTTGAATTTCACCTTATCGCCCAAGGTAATACTGACATTCGGTTGAATATCCAGCGGCGCATCTTTCACCAATACACCTGTGGGTCGAGGAGCCGCACGCCGCCCGACGATAATCACGTCACTGGAACGCACACTTGCTGACGGTGGAATTTCACGCAAATTCACTGTTGCCTGCGGAATAACCACATCACCCGTCACTGCCACACTGCCCGGACTTACCTGAAACTGTAAACGTGGCGAAAACCATGCTTGTACTTCATGGGTATCCATCAGTTTCAGATTATCGCCTTGCAAGCTCACGTCTGCCCGCCAACGCGCTAAATCGGCTAATGACAGCGTGCCATTGGCATTCAGCACTCCCTGCCCTGCACGCAGCGAACCGGTCAATGTCGCACGGTCACTGCCGCTGGCTTGCATCACCGCATTAATCGCCTCTAACGTTACCCCGGCTTCGGGCAAATGCACCTGCCCGTTGGCTAAACGCACCGTACCTGCCACATTGGGCTTGCTGAGCGCACCTGTTATTTGCAAATCCGCCGTGATATTGCCTTGTAACTGCTCAATTTGCGACGAGAAGCGTTCCAACCAAGCAATATCCGGCAAAGTCGCAGCCAAACGCGCATTGATACGATGATTACCGTCTTGCGGCGACAAGGTTAACCCGCCATCGGCTCGCAGCGTGCCATAACCGCTGAGATCGGCCTGCGCTTTACCTTCCAATTGCCGATCGTTCAAGGTTAAATCGGCACGGGCATTGCTGTAACGCACGGTTTCAGGCTTACCTTTTTCGCCACGCAAGGTGATGCTGCCATCGGATAAACGCACGTTAGCGTTCGCCACTGGCTTACCGCCGCGCTGTTCAAAATGGTAATCAGCACTGACCGACCCGTCAGGATTCAAACCTTCCGGCAACCAAGGGCGCAACATCAGTAGCGGGATTTGCTGCACCTTACCCGTCAAGGTCACACCCTGCTGAGGCGACCACGTAGGCTTGCCGCACGCGCGTGACCCACGACTCACTAGACAAATTTCAGAGCTATTAAACGCTGTTGCGGATGCTTCGAGCTTGACCGCGCTTGCCATTGTCCAATCGCCTGCGGCGGTATTGCGCAATGCTAAATTTTGCACCGTGCCGCGCCATTGTTGATTTTGCCAAGCACCGGTTGCGGCAAATTCGGCTTTGCCTTCGGCGTGAACCAATTGCGCACTGACGGTGTGATTTTCCAGCGTACCTTTGCCGTCGAGCTTGAGGGTTTTCAACAGCGTGTCGCCACTGCGGAAATCTTGCGCATCCGCTTTGAGAGTATACACGTCGCCGCTTTGACTGATTTGCGCATCCACCGCCCCCAGACGGTAATCTTGGTAGCGTAATTTATTGCCTTTTAAATCGGCTTGCAGTTGCGGTTTTGCCAGCGTGCCTTGCAATGTGCCCGCGCCTTTGAGACTGCCTTCCAGCCCTTTCCACGCATTCGCGAGGTTGTTTGCGTCGATTTTCCAGCGTAAATCCAGCACCTCGCCCACACCGCCTTCGGCTTGTAATTGGTTATTGCCCACTTGCGCGGTGACTTTTTCCAATTGCAGTTGCTTGCCATCCCACGCGGCTTTGCCTTTGGCTTCTACCGGGTATTCGCGCAAACGGCCTTGTAGCTGGGTTACGTCTAAGGTGAGTTGCGGCTTGCCTGCTGCCCACTGGCCTTGTGAGGTCAACGCCACATTGAGGCTGCCGGGCATATCTTTACTAAAAATTTCCGGGTTGAGTTTGGTGCCGGTAAGAGTTGCATCCCAACGTAACGCGTCTTTCCAGTCCAGCGCACCGGAAACGGTGACATCCCCGGCTTTGCCATTGAGTTGTAGCCGCGCTACTTGCAACGCACTGAGCGTGCCGTCGCCCTGTAAACTGCCCTGATAACGCGGGTAATGTGCGTATTGCCAATCAGCATTAGCATTGACGGTGTAATGTTGCCAATCGCCAACCAGTTGCAGGGTGCTGGTTCCCGTGCCCCACGCTTTGCTGGCGGAATCCACCGCCAGTTTCAAATCCAGCGCGTGCGGTTTACGCAACTCCAAATCGCCTTGCACCGTCAGATCTGTCTTGCCGTTAGCGTCGTGGAATTGCGCTTGCAAGGTGTCCAGATGCAATGCGCCAGCGCGGGTAGTACCTTTCAAGTGCACATCGCGAAAAGCCAACGGCACATCGCCCTGCCAGATTTCGAGGGTTTTAACACTGACGTTTTCAGCATTGATATTGAAAGGTAACGACACCGTTGGCGGGGCAAATACGGACGAGGTGGCGGAAGGAGTTGCGGGTGATAAGTGAATCACTAGCTTATCCACCTGCATACTCACGATGCGTAAGGTTAAGCGTGAACCTAAATCCATTTCGTGTTGCAGGGCGACACCTTGCATCTCGATTTGCGAACCTGCGTCGTGCCATTGCGCCCGTTGTACATTGAGGTGATTGATTAATGCGCCATCCACGCCTTCCAATACCAAATCCGGCACAACCCGCTGCAAGGTACTGACTAACAAGCGCGTACCGCCCCCAGAAACTGCCAGCAATGCCGCGCCCACCAACGTAAATAGCAACAACAGCAGTATCACCGCCAAGGGGTGAATCAACAGATAGTGCAACCAACGCTTCACAAATCAGGCCCTAAACTGAAGTAAAAATGCACGTCACTGGTGTCGTCTTTCGGCACGGCAAGGTCAGCGCGAACCGGCCCCAACGGTGATTTCCAACGCACCCCAAAACCCGCCCCCACTTTCATGGTCAGTTTACTGGTATCGTCAAACGCATTCCCCGCATCCACGAAAGCGGCAGCACTCCACTTATCGACCAGCGGATGTTCGTATTCCACGCTGCTGGTGAGCAAATGCTTACCGCCAATAACCTCACCATCGGCATTTTTTTCACCCAAAGACTCGAACCCATAACCGCGCACCGAATTAGCTCCGCCCGCGAAAAAACGTAACGACTTTGGCACTTCATTCAAATCATCGGTCAAGGTCGTGCCGAGATTGGCTTGCACAATCACTTTGCCGTTATTGCTCAGGGTTTGCAAGCGTTTGCCTTGTAACTTGGCTTGCAGCAGGCTTTGATCGCTCAACACGCCTTGTTGCGCCCCCTGTAGTTCTGCCCCCAGCGTCCAGCCATTGCGGGCAAACGGGGTGTCATCCACTTTGGTTTTCTTGACTCGTGCACCGACCAAGGTTAATTGCGCATTGGTCGCGGCTTCGCCTTTTACTTGGGTGGTTTCGTTGAGGTAATTGATGAAAACGGTTTGCTGCCAATCGCTTTTATTACGGCGGTTGTAATCCAATCCCACTTTGGTAGCACGGCTTTCAATATCACCGCTGTCGCTTTTCCTCCAACCGACCGCAAGGCTGGTGTATTCGTGTTCCGGGTTCCACAGCGGTACTTTGTAAGTGGCCTCCACCGACTGTTCGGTTTGACCAATGCTACCGCGTGTATTGAGTTTATGCCCCTTGGCGTTGACCCAGTGAATATCCATGCCTGCTTCGGTGTGCGCTCCGCTGTCGGTGGCGTAACCTACTTTTCCGGTGTAACTGTAACGCTTGCGGCGTTTGGCCTCGATCTTGATCGGCACTTCGCCGTTAACTGCTTTTTCGTAATCACTGCTAACCAGCACTTCCGAGTAATAATTACCGCCTTCCAGCAATTGTTGTTGTTTACGAATCGCCTCTACATCGTAAGTATCGCCTTGACGCACCCGCATAAAACGCTGCAAATGCTTGCCATCCAGCACGTCTTGTTGCACCGCCACCTTACCAACGCGGTAACGCTTGCCCGTATCAAAATGGATGCGCACCTGTGCCTGACGGGTATCGGGGTTCACTTCAATAGTGCGAGTAACATATTCGGCATCGAAAAAGCCCAAGCTATTCGCGGTGCGATTCAGGCTGGTTTTAAAATCTTCGTATTTTTGGTGAATCAATATATCGCCCACCTGATACGGCGGCGCGGCAGCTAACTCGCGAAACTGGGGTAAATCTCTACCCACACCGCTGATTTGCACCTTAACATCGGTCACTTTCACCGGCTCACCGGGCACGACCGCGACATTTAACACCAAACATTGCGCCTGCCGCACCGGAGTTACGTTAAAACGCGCATCGTAATACCCCATTGCCTCGGCCGCTTCCTGCAACTTTTCATCGGAGGCTTCAATAAAACGCGCTACCCGATCAGTCGGGGAGTCGCATTTCAGGGCGCGTAATGACGGCAATAACGCCCGCAGATTTTCCGCCAAAGCCTCATCCGCGCCTTGTACGTTAACTTTTACCGGCGATTCAGTTTTGGCTTCGGCTTGTTCATCCGCTTTTTGTTGAAAAAACGCCGCAGAAACCGGCGCGGCTACCCCCATCAAACACAAGCCCCACACTATTTTTTTCATTGGGCGGCTCCATTGTCCTCATGATGTTTATTGCTCAAATGCCCACTTTAACAGCGCATCTTGTAAACCATGCCCTGCTTCTGAGCCGTTGTGTACTAGGGCAATTACCAGACGCTTACCAGAACGGGTCAACATATAACCCGCAATCGCGCTGCTGTCTTTGAGCGTGCCGGTTTTCATGTGGCTGCGCCCGCGCAATTCCGTACCGTCAAAACGTTGAGCCAACGTACCATCTTCACCCAGCAGCGGCATCGAAGCCATAAACTCCGGCATGTACGGGTCACGCCACGCGGCTTCCAATAACTGCCCCAACTGACGGGTGCTAATGCGTTCTTGACGCGACAATCCTGAGCCGTTTTCAACCACCATGCCATCAAGATTGATTCCAGCCTGCTCTAATACGCCGCTCATCGCGACACGCGCCTTCTCAAGCGTAGCAGGTTCTCCGCCGCTACGCGCACCCGTCGTTAAGAATAAATGCCGCGCCATCACGTTATTGCTCCATTTATTCACAAAACGGATTTGTTCGCCGAGAGTGCGTGACTCGTGGGTATGAAAGCGCACATCAGTTTGCTGCACAGCACCTGTTTGCAACTGCCCGTTAAATACCCCGCCTTGCGAATGCCACACGTCCCGAAAAGCGTGAAACACGTTTTCCTCCGGCGACGACAATACCCGCAAAATAAAATTCTGCCCGCAACCTGTGGCGTAAGAACCCACCAGTTTCACCACATTGCCTTCGCGGCGCACGCCCGGTTTGTAATGCGCTTTATTGCAGCCACCCACCGACAATTTCAGTTGATTATCCACCTGTAAACCGGGAATCGTTGGAAACGGTGTGACCTTGACACGTTTATTCAGCGCGTCCGGCTCTAACAAAAAACGTACTGCCTGAAAGTTATACATCAACGCAGAAGGCGGCGCGTTATACACCTTGGACGGCTCACCATCAAAAGCAGCGGGGTCTTGCGGGGGTAAATTAAAGTAGCTGTTATCCACCACCAAGTTACCGCGAATCTCCTTCAAGCCTTTCAGTTGTAAATCGTGCAGCATTTCGCGGAACGCTTCATCGGTCAAAAACGGATCGCCGTAACCCTTGAGAATCAAATCGCCGGTTAATACCCCGTCGTTGAGTTCACCGCGCAACCAGCTCTCGGTTTTCCAAGTATACGCAGGCCCCAGCAATTTTAACGCTGCCCAAGTGGTGACTAATTTCATGGTCGATGCGGGATTGCGCGGCACGCTATCGTTATGCGCCAACAGCGGGCCATTAGCGTTCAAATCGCGGATATACGCGCTCAAATTCGCCTCTGGAATAGCGTTTTGCTGCATCCATTCACGAATTTCATCAGGCAAGCCGGTGGTGTGTTGCTGACGAATCAGGGTCAATTCTGCCGGTTGTGGCGGCGCAGTTACCGGAATCGGCAACACCACGGGCGCGTCAGCCGCGAACACAGCGGAGCAAGTAAACAAAGACAGTAGCCCAGACAAAAAAACAGTTTTTAGCATAAATCGAATTGTATTAGTTGGAGGATAATTCCAGCACTTCAATACCCGCTGGGGTGTAATGCCAACGCAGGTCGAAGTCGTACAAGCGCATCGCATACACCCGCCCTTGCGGTTGCCCCTGTTGGTAAGAAGGCCGGGGATCTTGACTTAAAATTTGCTCGACTAAACGGCGCATATTGGTTTGCCAACGGGCTTGCTGCTGCTCACATTGCGCACTCGCCAACGCGCTAAAACTCACCGCTTGCATTGCTGGCGGTGTCTCTTGCGCAAAACCTGCGCTGGCTTGCGAAAGCGCGTCAGCATACGGCAAGTACGGTTTAATATCCAATACCGGCGTACCATCCAGCAAATCCGCCCCTGTCAACACCAAGCTGATAGTACGCCCCTGCACCTGAATGGCGGATAACTTCGCCACCGACAACCCCAATGGATTCGGGCGAAAAGTCGAGCGCGTCGCAAACACCCCCAGCCGCGCATTACCCCCCAAACGCGGCGGACGCACTGTCGGTTTCCAACCCTGATCGTGGGTAGCGTGGAACACAAAAATCACCCAAACGTGCGAAAACTGCTCCAAACCGCGCACCGTTTCTGGCTGATTATAGGGCGGCAATAGGGTGAGTGTGGCTTGCGCTTCGGTGACTAAACCCGGCTGACGGGGGATACCGAATTTTTCTTTGTAGGGGGAGGAAATGATGCCGATGGGATTAAATATTAAATCGCTGTAGGTAATTTCGGGTTTGGGTTCCAACATCAGCACACCTCCATAAGTAGTGCTGATTGTAACGGAGCAGGGCGGAAAAATCGCGCTTAGGCAGCGTTTCCGTGGTGTAACCCAAATTGCACCCGAAAATCAGTCGCCTTCACCGTGGGTATGAGTTTACCTGACTGTTTACGCAGCTCCACCACCCCGTAACGCTCCAATGTTTTCAAGGTGCGCGAAAGATTGGGTTTTTTGCGGTGTGCGAGCTGTTCCAACTCAGTAAGCGAAGCTGGCTTGTGACGGATAATGACATCTAACAATACTTGATTTTCGTCACTCAGCACTTGCGCCATTGACTTCAATGACTCAAACCAAATTTTAGGTTCATCGGGTGAGGGTATATATTCGCCTTTGGCAATCGCGATGGTACGACGCACATAATCCTGCCGTGACATAACGCCGACATTTAAAACTTTAGCTACCATCATTCTTCTCCCATCATCTCACTGACATCTTGCCAGAAATCCTCCAAAAGCTGCGCCGCACTTTCAAACTCATAAGGCTCAACGATTTTACGCTGGTGCTTATGATCCCAAGTTTGACGTTTAGCACCGTATTTTTTGCGCTGAGGTTTTATTCCATGCGCATTGTCATAGCCCAATATTCTGACATTATGACGGTCATGCAAGGTGAGTGAATAACGGATACCGTGTGGCATATGCTCATTGGGAACTACTTGCCAAGCTTCTATTTTTGTCCACCAACCGTTATCCATAGGAAATATTTCATCATGCAATAACAGTAAGGTTTCCAAACCACTATTAGCATCTCCCGACTCACTCACCACCTACTCCCGTCATTGTCGTTATGATTAGATGATAACAAGAAAAGTTCTGCGATGCACTCCCAAAAAATTACCGTCCGTCCCACAAAACCATCAACGCTGCAAACCCGGCAATTTACGCAGTTTCATTTTGCGACCCTTAGCGTCATACGCGCTCCAAACACCCTGAGTTGGACAATGCGCTAATTTCGCCAAATTGATAAATGTGCCGTTAGGCTGCTTGGCGTAAACATAAGCCAAATCCACGCCCCCCCCATTGATCTGGAGTTCCCAGTAATCCTGATCCAACCCCGTGGTACTGGCAGGCAACGCATTCACCACAGAACTCGCCGCAGCCACACTGTCTTTTGCCGGAAACAAGGTATCACCGCACGGCTCACAAAAATTCACGAACGCCTTACCAGCGGGCAAATACGCAGCGGCTGCCTGCGCCTGCTTTTGGGTAACGTAAGCGCACTGATCCGCCAATGCGGCGACCGGGCTAAACAATAAAGCCACGACACCTGCGGTTAACAATATTGGTTTCATCACACTATTCTCCTTCGTTTCAACACCTTCAGATTACGCCGAAGAGCGGCAACACAATAGGAAAAAAGTCACACAACCCTTGCGAATTATTGCCCACGCAACCGCCCCCATAACATGCCCAATTCCTCATGGACGACTCGCTGTGCCTCCAAAAAACCTTTGTGTGAAGGGAACACGTCAGTGGGACTAAATCCGGTATTGTCTTGCGCCAAATAATGTGTAGGCGCGGGCAATACCCCAACCCCCGCACGCTCGAACAAACCTATCGAACGCGGCATGTGTGATGCTGATGTCACTAATACTACCCGTTCATTACCCACCATTGTCCGAATCAGCTTTGCCTGCGTTTCGGTGTCCGGTGATTCCATATCCAGTACAATATCCGCTGGATTCACCCCCAATCCAATCGCCAATGCCTGCATTGCATCAGCATCGGAACCGTAACCAAACACACTACCGCCCGATACCAATAACTTTGCCCCCGGCATTTGCCGATAGAGCCGCACCCCTTCCACCAATCGCGCCAAGGATGCATCCGACAAGCGCGTCGCCAGCGGTAACGCAGCATCCGATGACGTGCCACCACCCAAAACCACTACCCACTTTAACCCTGCCAAATTACTGGCATCCACGACCGGTGGATATTCGCGCTCTAAAGTCTTAAGTGCCGGAGAAAATCCCCAGCCATAACCTAACGCCAGCAACAACATAACACCCATTGTCACCAACGCTTTACCCAAGAGCTGCCGCCGTGAAAACCACAGCAATAACAGCCCAACAACCAACAGCAGCACCGTCAAACTTAATGGCATCAGACTGTTTGTTAACAACTTTTTAAAAAGAAACATTACAAACTTCCCGCGCCAATAGGCTGTAACTCGCGCAAATCTTCGCCACCCAGCACAAACGCTTGTCCAAAGCCCATCACGAAGCGTCCCACCTGCGGTTGCAAACGAAACAACACGAAATCTCCCAAGCCGCGCAATACCCCGACCACTTCGCCGAAACGCGCCTGTAACGCATCTAGCAGTGTCGGAAATTCCGTCGCATCACGCGCAATGACGCTGGCGTGACAACTGTAGGAAACGCGGGTTCGGGCAAAAATTTGGCGGGTCGCTTGCTCATCTGCAATCAGCAGCACGGCAGCGGTAGGATGACGCAGCAAATCGTGGGTATGAGTCGCCAAACCGCTGATGAAAATCACGAAACCACCCGTTTCATCCTGCACAAACGGGGCGTAACTGATACTTGGCTCGCCCTCGGCATTTAACGTAGCCAATTGCAGGCTTTGGGTGTGCGTCAACAAGTGGCTTAACACCTGCTGTGGGGATTTGTCCATGATGTTGTCCTCTTATCGAATCGCCGCGCAGTTTATCTGCTTTATTTTGCATCCCGTCAGCAAACCGCTGATGATTGAATGCAAACTTTCCGCTGTTTTACCACTCTATAAAGCATAACAACAAATCGGAGGAGATGAGTGATGGTAAAGAATTTTCTAACTTCATTGGTCGGGCAATTACTGCTGGTCTTATTAGGCTTGGCGGTGATTTCCGCGTGCAGCCTTGAAGCCAACACCAAACCGCACGCCACCTTAAATTTGAACGGCACACAATGGCAGTTAAAAACCCTTAACGGAGCAACGATCAATGCCGAACGCCCGCTTTCCATCAGTTTTGACGGCAATCGTATGAACGGTTACGCAGGCTGCAATAGTTTCTTTGGCAGTTACAACGCCAGCCGCGACGGGGTGTTTGGTACAGGAGCCATCGGCGCGACTAAAATGGCGTGCATGGGTGAGCGCGATCAACTGGAACGCGATTACTTGGAGCGTTTAGCGCAAGCCAAATCTTATGCGGTTAACCGTGATCAACTGCAATTACTGGACGCACAACGTAAAGTCTTGCTGTCATTTATCAGCGCACCAGCGACTAAACGCCTATGAAATCAGTGCGTCTCTTGCCAGTCTTGTTGCTGAGTTTTTCGGTGTTACTCACCACCGGCAACAACCACGCAAACCCCAACGCACCAACAAAAACGCCTGCACACAGGGCAGGCGTTTTGCAGAACGTGTCGGCTTGATGGCTTAACTTTCCGCCATCAGCTTTTCGTATTTCAGTTGAAGCTGGTCTTTAGTCTCAGGGTGAGTTGGGTCAAGCGGAATGCAATCCACCGGACACACCGACACGCACTGTGGCTCGTCGTAGTGCCCTACGCATTCAGTGCAACGCTTAGGGTCAATTACATAAATCTCATCACCCGCAGAAATTGCGTTATTCGGGCACTCCGGCTCGCAAACATCACAGTTAATGCACTCGTCAGTAATCATCAATGCCATAAAAAGTTCCTCTCAAATCTTATTCCGCGTGATTCTATCAGGCTGATTGGGAGCATAACATTAACTTCTATCAATATTACAATTCCCCAGTTTTTTGCCCGATACCACGTTCGGTACGGATGTGTGAAATCCGCCCCTGCAAGGCTTTCAACACGTGCGGTGCAACAAAACGCCCCACATCGCCGTGTAAAATCGCAACTTCCTTCACCAATGTGGAAGAAATAAACGCGAAACTTTCACCGGGCATCAGGAACACCGACTCCACTTCCGGGGCAAGGCTACGGTTCATGCTCGCCAGTTGAAATTCAAATTCAAAGTCCGACACCGCCCGCATTCCGCGAATCAACACTTTCGCATTTTGTTTGCGGGCAAAATCCACCAGCAAACCTTCAAAACCGGCGACACGCACATCCGTCAGCCCTTGCTCAAGCAATTCCTGCTGAATCATAGCAACCCGTTCTTCCAACGAAAACAACGGTTTCTTTTTTGGATTGGAAGCCACGCCCACAACGACATGCGCACACAAATTACGCGCACGCTTAATGAGATCAAGATGACCTTTGGTAATGGGATCAAACGTTCCGGGATAGACTGCGGTAATTTCCATAAATAACGCCACATAAGTTAAGGACTTAAGACAACCTGACGCAAAAACGCGCCCGACGATGGACTCCTAGCCATTAATTTGTAACACTTTATTGTGCGATGCACAATATCCTATCCGCAGTAAATCACTTAGGTATCGCGGCGTGGTACAAGCTGCACCAACACAAACAACGCGCTGGCAACCACCACAATGCTAGGGCCGGTTGGCGTATCCCATTGCAGCGAGGTTCCCACGCCACCCAAGAGTGCTAATGCTCCCAACACCACGGCAAATATCGCCATTTGTTCCGGGGTTCGGGCAAATCGCCGCGCCGCTGCCGCCGGAATAATCAACAATGCCGTCAACAATAATACGCCCACCACTTTCATTGCCACCGCTACCATTAACGCGACTAACACCATATAAGCCGCGCTAACCCACCACACGCGCACCCCTTCGACCTGCGCCAATTCCGCGTGTACTGCAATTGCCAGCAATGGTCGCCACAAAAACACCATAGCAACAACGACTAGCAAAGCCATGCCCCACGTTAACCCAATATCAGTGCGGGTCACGGCTAAAATATCGCCGAATAAATACCCCATTAAATCCACCCGCACATCCGGTAAAAACGTCAATGCCACCGTTCCCAGTGCCAACGCGCTGTGCCCGATAATACTCAACACCGTATCGCTGCCGAGTGCCGGGGTGTGTTGCACATACAGCATTAATAACGCCGCCAACACGCACACCGCCACAATCCAAGCGTTGACATTCATCCCCGTCATTAAGCCCAAGGCCACGCCCAGCAAAGCCGAATGCGCCAACGTGTCACCAAAATACGCCATGCGCCGCCACAGCAAGAATACCCCCAGCACCCCGCCCATCAGCACCACCGCGAAACCTGCTAATAACGCCCGTACAATAAAATCATCCATGCTTGCACCCTTGCTCATGCAGCGGTAACACGCAACCGTGCATATCGTGTTGGTGATCGTGATGGTGGGTGTAAATGCCCAAACCTGCCGCTGGTAAACCGCCAAACAAACGTAAATATTCCGGGTGACGCGACACCGATTCGGGCTTACCAGAGCAACAAATATGGCGGTTCAAACACAACACCTGATCGCTTGCCGCCATGACCAAATGCAAATCGTGCGACACCATTAACACCCCGTAGTTATGGGTTTGTTTCAAACGATTCACCAATTGGTAAAGCTCGCTTAAACCGCTCACATCCACACCCTGCCCCG encodes:
- a CDS encoding translocation/assembly module TamB domain-containing protein, translated to MKRWLHYLLIHPLAVILLLLLFTLVGAALLAVSGGGTRLLVSTLQRVVPDLVLEGVDGALINHLNVQRAQWHDAGSQIEMQGVALQHEMDLGSRLTLRIVSMQVDKLVIHLSPATPSATSSVFAPPTVSLPFNINAENVSVKTLEIWQGDVPLAFRDVHLKGTTRAGALHLDTLQAQFHDANGKTDLTVQGDLELRKPHALDLKLAVDSASKAWGTGTSTLQLVGDWQHYTVNANADWQYAHYPRYQGSLQGDGTLSALQVARLQLNGKAGDVTVSGALDWKDALRWDATLTGTKLNPEIFSKDMPGSLNVALTSQGQWAAGKPQLTLDVTQLQGRLREYPVEAKGKAAWDGKQLQLEKVTAQVGNNQLQAEGGVGEVLDLRWKIDANNLANAWKGLEGSLKGAGTLQGTLAKPQLQADLKGNKLRYQDYRLGAVDAQISQSGDVYTLKADAQDFRSGDTLLKTLKLDGKGTLENHTVSAQLVHAEGKAEFAATGAWQNQQWRGTVQNLALRNTAAGDWTMASAVKLEASATAFNSSEICLVSRGSRACGKPTWSPQQGVTLTGKVQQIPLLMLRPWLPEGLNPDGSVSADYHFEQRGGKPVANANVRLSDGSITLRGEKGKPETVRYSNARADLTLNDRQLEGKAQADLSGYGTLRADGGLTLSPQDGNHRINARLAATLPDIAWLERFSSQIEQLQGNITADLQITGALSKPNVAGTVRLANGQVHLPEAGVTLEAINAVMQASGSDRATLTGSLRAGQGVLNANGTLSLADLARWRADVSLQGDNLKLMDTHEVQAWFSPRLQFQVSPGSVAVTGDVVIPQATVNLREIPPSASVRSSDVIIVGRRAAPRPTGVLVKDAPLDIQPNVSITLGDKVKFNGFGLDARLEGKLRVLRTRQDIVAEGVLSVVDGVYKAYGQNLAIERGRLLFNGALDNPGLDVRAVREVDGGDIKVGMALAGTVRKPESTLFSSPQQTQSDTLSYLLTGRAMSGLSGDQSSLLVDAVTQLGVAGGESLVQQLGGSLGLDDVGLNSKSGDISQSELSLGKRLGPRLYVRYIVSLFDSLQRVALTYQVNKRLQVEVKSGIHQSVDLIYKIDTNKGPLGR
- a CDS encoding autotransporter assembly complex protein TamA, whose amino-acid sequence is MKKIVWGLCLMGVAAPVSAAFFQQKADEQAEAKTESPVKVNVQGADEALAENLRALLPSLRALKCDSPTDRVARFIEASDEKLQEAAEAMGYYDARFNVTPVRQAQCLVLNVAVVPGEPVKVTDVKVQISGVGRDLPQFRELAAAPPYQVGDILIHQKYEDFKTSLNRTANSLGFFDAEYVTRTIEVNPDTRQAQVRIHFDTGKRYRVGKVAVQQDVLDGKHLQRFMRVRQGDTYDVEAIRKQQQLLEGGNYYSEVLVSSDYEKAVNGEVPIKIEAKRRKRYSYTGKVGYATDSGAHTEAGMDIHWVNAKGHKLNTRGSIGQTEQSVEATYKVPLWNPEHEYTSLAVGWRKSDSGDIESRATKVGLDYNRRNKSDWQQTVFINYLNETTQVKGEAATNAQLTLVGARVKKTKVDDTPFARNGWTLGAELQGAQQGVLSDQSLLQAKLQGKRLQTLSNNGKVIVQANLGTTLTDDLNEVPKSLRFFAGGANSVRGYGFESLGEKNADGEVIGGKHLLTSSVEYEHPLVDKWSAAAFVDAGNAFDDTSKLTMKVGAGFGVRWKSPLGPVRADLAVPKDDTSDVHFYFSLGPDL
- the dacB gene encoding D-alanyl-D-alanine carboxypeptidase/D-alanyl-D-alanine endopeptidase, which translates into the protein MLKTVFLSGLLSLFTCSAVFAADAPVVLPIPVTAPPQPAELTLIRQQHTTGLPDEIREWMQQNAIPEANLSAYIRDLNANGPLLAHNDSVPRNPASTMKLVTTWAALKLLGPAYTWKTESWLRGELNDGVLTGDLILKGYGDPFLTDEAFREMLHDLQLKGLKEIRGNLVVDNSYFNLPPQDPAAFDGEPSKVYNAPPSALMYNFQAVRFLLEPDALNKRVKVTPFPTIPGLQVDNQLKLSVGGCNKAHYKPGVRREGNVVKLVGSYATGCGQNFILRVLSSPEENVFHAFRDVWHSQGGVFNGQLQTGAVQQTDVRFHTHESRTLGEQIRFVNKWSNNVMARHLFLTTGARSGGEPATLEKARVAMSGVLEQAGINLDGMVVENGSGLSRQERISTRQLGQLLEAAWRDPYMPEFMASMPLLGEDGTLAQRFDGTELRGRSHMKTGTLKDSSAIAGYMLTRSGKRLVIALVHNGSEAGHGLQDALLKWAFEQ